The Salvelinus sp. IW2-2015 unplaced genomic scaffold, ASM291031v2 Un_scaffold1579, whole genome shotgun sequence genome has a window encoding:
- the LOC139024495 gene encoding uncharacterized protein: MEPEDDSTSPPPPPAPASTNTSILHHPPGSNNTRLHQPPPPPASTTTSLHQPPPPQPPHHQLHQPPPHQPHHHQPPLAFTSTSLHHQPTTTNTSLHHHQPPPASTSLHQHQPPPASTSLHQHQPPPASTTTSLHHHQPPPPPASTSLHHHQPPPSNILHHHQSHTPNSLHQPPLASTSTSLHPPPPPPASTTTSLHQPPPPPASTSLHHHQSPPPPASTSIHHHQTHQPPPVSTSPTSLLQPPPASTSLHHHQPPPASTTTSPHQQPPRPPAPTSLHQPPPPPAPTTSPHKQPPRPPAPTTLHQPPHSHTSLHQFPPAPTSLLQPPSALPPPPPPPASTTTSSHLSSPASTTSPHLSSPASTTTSLSLFPLKSVSSSSF, from the exons ATGGAA CCAGAGGACGACAGTACTTCACCTCCCCCACCACCAGCACCAGCATCCACCAACACCAGCATCCTCCACCACCCACCAGGCTCCAACAACACCcgcctccaccagcctccaccaccaccagcctccaccaccaccagcctccaccagcctccaccaccacagcctccacaccaccagctccaccagcctccacctcaccagccccaccaccaccagcctccactagCCTTCACCAGCACCAGCCTCcaccaccaaccaaccaccaCTAACAccagcctccaccaccaccagcctccaccagcctccactagcCTCCACCAGCACCagcctccaccagcctccactagcCTCCACCAGCACCAGCCTCCACCcgcctccaccaccaccagcctccaccaccaccagcctccaccaccaccagcctccaccagcctccaccaccaccagcctccacCATCCAacatcctccaccaccaccaatcTCACACACCAAACagcctccaccagcctccactagcCTCCACCAGCACCAGCCTCCACCcgcctccaccaccaccagcctccaccaccaccagcctccaccagcctccaccaccaccagcctccaccagcctccaccaccaccaatctccaccaccaccagcctccaccagcatccaccaccaccagacccaccagcctccaccagTTTCCACCagccccaccagcctcctccagcctccaccagcctccaccagcctccaccaccaccagcctccaccagcctccaccaccaccagccccCACCAGCAGCCTCCACGACCACCagcccccaccagcctccaccagcctccaccaccaccagccccCACCACCAGCCCCCACAAGCAGCCTCCACGACCACCAGCCCCCACCACTCTCCACCAACCTCCACACAGTCACACCAGCCTCCACCAGTTTCCACCagcccccaccagcctcctccagCCTCCATCAGCCCTCCCACCACCACcgcctccaccagcctccaccaccaccagctcCCACCTCTCTTCACCAGCCTCCACCACCAGCCCCCACCTATCTTCAccagcctccaccaccacctctctgAGTCTGTTTCCTCTAAAGTCTgtttcctcttcttccttctaa